From Sphingopyxis sp. USTB-05, the proteins below share one genomic window:
- a CDS encoding FAD-dependent oxidoreductase, translated as MVSRADVNHSFSDAELQELAAFGTIESHRAGDLIVEEGMMAPDCIITLSGHTDIFASTDEGRRRVGWMEHGQFAGDLSVLTGQRHLSRVEMGADGEVIRIAHADFQRLIAGNSYYSDIFVRVLSARREFSNNRGFAVTIVIGAAMDRSVYALRDLLMKHGVAHRWFDPADGPVAGHLMAERGLTGDQLPAVILGAADVLVQPTPEQLAAGLGLDLLPDGATADVIVVGSGPGGLAAAVYAASEGLTVIALDSLAPGGQAGTSSKIENYLGFPTGISGNELARRATVQAQKFGARLVAPVRATSINRDGDAYCLHLADGRKLRSRAVVVASGAEYQRLPIEGIESYEGRGIYYGATPMEAQLCGNAEVTVVGSGNSAGQGAIYLASVAKKVYVIFRRASLRETMSEYLVKRLEEHPNIEIIPATDVVGLHGEEHLAGLTYRCRETGAEDHCDCRFLFLFLGATPNTRWLPKEMVCDDRGFVKTGADIAPLELVKAGWSLDRMPSRLETSWPRIYAVGDVRKGSVKRVASSVGEGSVVVSHIHQALAETGTTID; from the coding sequence ATGGTGTCTCGCGCCGACGTTAATCACAGCTTTTCCGACGCGGAACTCCAAGAACTGGCGGCGTTCGGCACAATCGAGTCGCATCGCGCCGGTGATCTGATCGTCGAGGAGGGCATGATGGCGCCCGATTGCATCATCACCCTTTCGGGACATACCGATATTTTCGCCTCCACCGATGAAGGGAGAAGGCGCGTCGGCTGGATGGAGCACGGCCAGTTCGCGGGCGACCTGTCGGTACTGACCGGACAGCGCCACCTGTCGCGCGTCGAGATGGGCGCCGACGGCGAGGTCATCCGTATCGCCCACGCCGATTTCCAGCGTCTTATTGCCGGCAACTCCTATTATTCGGACATTTTCGTCCGCGTTCTTTCCGCCCGCCGCGAATTCAGCAATAATCGCGGTTTCGCGGTGACGATCGTCATCGGCGCGGCGATGGATCGCAGCGTCTATGCCTTGCGCGACCTGCTGATGAAGCATGGTGTCGCACATCGCTGGTTTGATCCCGCCGACGGACCGGTCGCGGGGCATCTGATGGCCGAACGGGGGCTGACCGGCGACCAGTTGCCGGCGGTCATCCTGGGCGCAGCCGACGTGCTCGTTCAGCCGACCCCCGAACAGCTCGCGGCGGGGCTCGGGCTCGATCTGTTACCCGATGGTGCGACCGCTGATGTCATCGTCGTCGGCAGCGGCCCCGGCGGGCTAGCGGCAGCGGTCTATGCCGCGTCCGAAGGGCTGACGGTGATCGCGCTCGACTCGCTCGCGCCCGGCGGGCAGGCGGGCACGTCGTCGAAGATCGAGAATTATCTGGGTTTTCCAACCGGCATTTCGGGGAATGAGCTGGCGCGCCGGGCGACGGTGCAGGCGCAGAAGTTCGGCGCGCGACTGGTCGCGCCCGTCCGCGCGACGTCGATCAACCGCGACGGCGATGCCTATTGCTTGCATCTTGCCGACGGGCGCAAGCTGCGCAGCCGTGCCGTGGTCGTGGCGAGCGGCGCGGAATATCAGCGCCTGCCGATCGAGGGCATCGAATCCTATGAGGGCCGCGGCATTTATTATGGCGCGACGCCGATGGAGGCGCAGCTCTGCGGCAATGCAGAGGTGACCGTCGTCGGATCGGGCAACTCGGCGGGGCAGGGCGCCATCTATCTCGCGAGCGTGGCAAAGAAGGTCTATGTTATCTTCCGCCGTGCGAGCCTGCGCGAGACGATGTCCGAATATTTGGTCAAGCGGCTCGAAGAGCATCCGAACATCGAGATCATTCCCGCGACCGACGTCGTCGGTCTGCACGGCGAGGAGCATCTGGCCGGCCTGACCTATCGCTGCCGCGAGACGGGAGCCGAGGATCATTGCGATTGCCGCTTCCTGTTCCTGTTCCTTGGTGCCACTCCGAACACCCGGTGGCTGCCCAAAGAGATGGTGTGCGACGATCGCGGATTCGTGAAGACCGGCGCCGATATCGCGCCGCTCGAACTGGTCAAGGCGGGCTGGTCGCTCGACCGCATGCCAAGCCGCCTCGAAACGAGCTGGCCGCGCATCTATGCCGTCGGCGACGTGCGGAAGGGATCGGTAAAGCGCGTCGCATCTTCGGTCGGAGAGGGATCGGTGGTGGTCAGCCATATTCACCAAGCTCTGGCGGAAACAGGCACGACCATCGATTGA
- a CDS encoding DMT family protein: MTAYLAPIGLLFVSNIFMTFAWYGQLGAVSRPVWLAVLIAWGIAFFEYCLVIPANRIGYGVYSAAELKTLQEVITLVIFAGFAVFWLGEKLTLNHLVGFGLIAAGAFFIFKGPIAV; encoded by the coding sequence ATGACTGCCTATCTCGCGCCGATCGGCCTGCTGTTCGTATCGAACATCTTCATGACATTTGCTTGGTACGGCCAGCTTGGCGCCGTGTCGCGGCCCGTCTGGCTGGCGGTGCTGATCGCATGGGGAATCGCCTTTTTCGAATATTGTCTTGTCATCCCCGCGAACCGCATAGGCTATGGCGTTTACAGCGCCGCCGAACTCAAGACCTTGCAGGAAGTGATTACACTGGTCATATTCGCTGGGTTCGCGGTCTTCTGGCTCGGTGAGAAGCTGACCCTGAACCATCTCGTCGGCTTCGGTCTGATCGCGGCGGGTGCGTTCTTCATCTTCAAGGGACCGATTGCGGTCTGA
- a CDS encoding carboxynorspermidine decarboxylase, translated as METRAGDPGAFARFDLTRVPSPAFIVDAAKVRANLALLRHIGDASGARVLAALKAFSMWSLGPTVIEYLDGVCASGIYEAKLGRGEYGGEVATYCAGYKEADLPEIAALSDHLIFNSPGQISRFRPLLDELRANGETFDIGLRINPMHSEGEVAKYDPAAPCSRLGFPISQLLPEHMEGVDGIHMHSLCEQDFPPLQRTWNAVQPMLRPFFSQLKWINFGGGHHVTRADYQVDDLIAFLKQVRASTNCDVMIEPGEAIALDAGILVGEILDLFDNGMQIGITDISATCHMPDVIEAPYRPAMLDEGDEGMPVRLGGPSCLAGDVIGDYRLPGGARIGQRFAFLDQAHYSMVKTNTFNGVPLPSIWLWDSESDALKLIREFGYEDFKTRLG; from the coding sequence ATGGAAACCCGTGCCGGCGATCCCGGAGCCTTTGCCCGCTTCGACCTGACCCGAGTCCCCTCTCCCGCATTCATCGTCGATGCCGCAAAGGTGCGCGCCAACCTCGCGTTGCTGCGCCATATCGGCGACGCGTCGGGTGCGCGCGTACTGGCGGCGCTCAAGGCGTTCTCGATGTGGTCCCTGGGGCCGACCGTCATCGAATATCTCGACGGCGTATGTGCTTCCGGCATCTATGAAGCGAAGCTCGGGCGCGGCGAATATGGCGGCGAAGTCGCAACCTATTGCGCGGGCTACAAGGAAGCTGACCTGCCCGAGATCGCGGCGCTGTCCGACCATCTGATCTTCAACTCGCCGGGGCAGATCTCACGCTTCCGCCCATTGCTCGATGAATTGCGGGCGAACGGCGAAACATTCGACATCGGCCTACGCATCAATCCGATGCACAGCGAAGGCGAGGTCGCGAAATATGATCCTGCGGCGCCGTGCAGCCGCCTCGGCTTCCCGATCAGCCAGCTTCTTCCCGAACATATGGAGGGCGTCGACGGCATCCATATGCACAGTCTGTGCGAACAGGATTTCCCGCCGCTGCAGCGCACGTGGAACGCGGTGCAACCGATGCTGCGCCCCTTCTTCAGCCAGCTCAAATGGATCAATTTCGGCGGCGGCCACCATGTCACGCGGGCCGATTATCAGGTCGATGATCTGATCGCCTTCCTGAAGCAGGTGCGTGCATCGACCAACTGCGATGTGATGATCGAGCCCGGCGAGGCCATCGCGCTGGACGCCGGCATCCTCGTCGGCGAGATACTCGACCTGTTCGACAATGGTATGCAGATCGGTATCACCGACATTTCGGCAACCTGCCACATGCCCGACGTCATCGAGGCGCCCTACCGCCCCGCGATGCTCGATGAGGGCGACGAGGGCATGCCGGTCCGGCTCGGGGGCCCATCATGCCTGGCGGGCGACGTCATTGGCGATTACCGCCTTCCCGGCGGCGCGCGCATCGGGCAACGTTTCGCATTCCTCGACCAGGCGCATTATTCGATGGTCAAAACCAACACCTTCAACGGCGTGCCGCTACCGTCGATCTGGCTGTGGGACAGCGAGAGTGACGCACTCAAGCTGATCCGCGAGTTCGGTTATGAGGACTTCAAGACGCGGCTCGGATAA